One Siniperca chuatsi isolate FFG_IHB_CAS linkage group LG3, ASM2008510v1, whole genome shotgun sequence genomic region harbors:
- the ednraa gene encoding endothelin receptor type Aa, whose protein sequence is MCSIMGTPAVHMLVLMACMAARGMCQINRAEVEEDSLVHSTLQSPGFYSTIDPSTEPGLHLGFPGPDAQAVGSANETVVKRPVPPPMCSVATSIKDYFKYINTIISIHVFVVGLVGNATLLRIIYQHKCMRNGPNALIASLALGDLIYIIIDIPINVYKLLASRWPFDDSLVGLCLCKMVPFLQKASVGITVLNLCALSVDRYRAVASWSRVQGVGIPLLTVIEIVSIWVLSLFLAVPEAIGFDMVRFNYRNETMRTCMLNPKSGFMMFYKDAKDWWLFGFYFCVPLACTAVFYTLMTCEMLNHRKGSLRIALSEHLKQRREVAKAVFCLVLIFALCWFPLHLSRILKKMVYYQNDTMRCELLNFLLVLDYLSINLATINSCINPIILYFVSKKFKNCFKSCLCCWCYSDNQLSSIGPMNGTSIQCKSPEPNNLLTDRSIRKDSD, encoded by the exons ATGTGTTCCATAATGGGCACCCCAGCTGTGCATATGTTGGTGCTAATGGCCTGTATGGCAGCCAGAGGAATGTGCCAGATAAACAGAGCTGAAGTAGAGGAGGACTCTCTCGTCCACTCCACCCTCCAGTCTCCGGGTTTCTACAGCACCATTGATCCCAGTACGGAGCCTGGCCTCCACCTGGGGTTCCCAGGGCCTGATGCACAAGCCGTGGGATCTGCAAATGAAACTGTCGTAAAGAGGCCAGTACCACCTCCAATGTGCAGTGTAGCTACCTCTATTAAGGACTATTTTAAGTACATCAACACCATAATTTCGATTCATGTGTTTGTGGTCGGCCTGGTCGGTAACGCCACCCTGCTGAGGATTATATACCAGCACAAGTGCATGAGGAACGGGCCAAATGCCCTCATTGCCAGTCTGGCACTGGGAGACCTTATCTACATAATCATTGATATACCCATCAATGTATACAAG CTCCTGGCGTCACGCTGGCCTTTTGATGACAGTCTTGTTGGCCTGTGTCTGTGTAAGATGGTGCCCTTCCTGCAGAAAGCCTCTGTGGGCATCACTGTTCTCAACCTGTGCGCCCTCAGCGTGGACAG GTACAGAGCTGTGGCATCCTGGAGCAGAGTTCAGGGAGTGGGCATCCCTCTGCTTACAGTCATTGAGATTGTGTCTATTTGGGTGCTGTCACTCTTCCTGGCAGTACCAGAGGCTATCGGCTTCGACATGGTCAGATTCAACTACAGGAACGAAACCATGCGGACCTGCATGCTTAACCCCAAGAGTGGCTTCATGATG TTCTATAAGGATGCAAAGGACTGGTGGCTGTTTGGCTTCTACTTTTGTGTACCACTGGCCTGCACAGCTGTGTTCTACACTCTGATGACCTGCGAGATGCTCAACCACAGGAAGGGCAGCCTTCGGATAGCCCTCAGTGAGCACCTTAAACAG aggagggaggtggcCAAAGCTGTCTTCTGCCTCGTTCTCATCTTTGCCCTCTGCTGGTTCCCACTGCACCTCAGCAGGATCCTTAAGAAGATGGTTTACTACCAGAATGATACGATGCGCTGTGAGCTGCTCAA ttTCCTCTTGGTGCTGGATTATCTTAGTATCAACCTTGCAACAATCAACTCCTGCATAAACCCCATTATCCTCTACTTTGTCAGCAAGAAGTTTAAAAACTGCTTCAAG TCGTGTTTGTGCTGCTGGTGTTACTCTGACAACCAGCTGAGCAGCATTGGACCCATGAATGGTACCAGTATACAGTGTAAAAGCCCTGAGCCCAACAACCTCCTCACTGATCGCAGCATCAGGAAAGACAGCGACTGA